In the Rhododendron vialii isolate Sample 1 chromosome 2a, ASM3025357v1 genome, TCATTCTAGCGCTCTCCTTTTCAGGTCCCTCAGGAGTTTGTAGAGGGGTGTTTACGCTATATGGGCAGTCTGGAAACGTTGGTAAGGCAGGGGATCTCGCATGGAGAGTCCTTTGCCGTTTCTAGAGGTTCACAGCCGGAGAGCTCGGCAGCAGCTGCTGGTCGCCCTCCTCAAGTATGGCCACAATTCTTTCACGTTCGTAATACTTCCCATACcatcatttctgtttttcattGTTTTATAATGGACTTTTCACTTTGCTTCACAGGGTACCAGGCCAGCACAAGGCCGAGGGAGGGCAGATGGGTCCGCGGGTGCGAGGCAAAGGAAGGCGGACTGGTCCACGAGTGCGAGGCAGGGGAGAGCAGGCGGGTCCCCGAGTGTGAGGCCGAGGAGCCAGGACCAGGTGAGTACCTGTTCCAGAGCCAGAGACGGAGGGTGAGACAGAGCTTAGCACAAAGGAGCGGGAGTTCCACTTAGTGAGCAGCTCGGACGGAGAGCTTGGAGACGGCGAGCAGATGGATGCTTACGATCTGTACAGCTCAGAGCACGAGGAGGACGATGAGTCCGTTTAGTTTTTGAGTGCGGGCCATCCGCTATGAGCTGTACGGATCGTAAGCATCCATCCACAACAGAATGGCATGTGCCCCTGCGAAGCTAGCATACACCCCATTCAAAACGGGGCACATATTTTCCAAACCGGTCGTCCTGTacatttctatatatatacaaatccTAGTTTTCCAGCTAAGACTCGACTTGAACACTAAGACACTTTTCATATGTTTCCTTACTCGAACACTAAGACACTGTTCATCCATTTCCTTTGAGTTCCAAAGCGGTTCACATTTGATACAATAGCTCTTTCGAGGCTATTTTCGTCATCGGGGGTAGCATCCTTGGGATTAACTTGGGGGGTTCAAAGGAGTGTCTAAACTTAGTTGCAGGAACTTCTGTTGGCCAGACGAACCAACCCACCCAGAACCTCGCTCAGCGCTTCCAGGTTAGAACCTTGATCCCATCGAGAAAAGAGCGCATTCCTAAGTACAATAGAACATCTCAAGCCAGGGGTGAGGAACTTCCGTGTAACCCAACAAACCTGTCCAGCCTGATCTGACAGATTTCGGTCAACTTCAACACCCCAGCAGTCGGCTGCACGTTGAAAAATGTGTGGAATCAGTTCTTTGGTCGGGTAGCGGATCCAATGGAGAATAACCAACAAACCCGACTGACCAACACTAGATGTTATACATCTCAACTGTATGCATGTTGCCaggccttttcttttcttatgatATCCCACCCTTATCATCTCTCTACATCTCTTCATGACAGCGACTTCCCCTTTCTTTGCATCTCCAAAAATCTAAGAATTGGACACATAACTCATGTAATATGCTTGGCTTTTTTGGGACCAATTTGCTCAAATATGGGTGGGATAATCTgccgaaaataaaaaaacacagcAATATTTTTTAACTGAAGCCTGCAAAATACTAACTACCTTACAATAAATGGGCTCTAATGCTCTAAGAACTCGTGCATGTACCTAGATTATCATACTTTTGCACATTCTATAAGAAACATAGAAATATCGCAAAGTTCATTATCTATTCAGATGAAAGCTGAAAATGTGTTCGGAAGATGGTATCAAAATGAAATTCTCATGAATATGATTCTTTTAAGTTCTATTTACCACCTCTTTGTCTCTCTTTGTTTCATGTATTTTTGTAGGCAAAATACTAGCTTGGTCTCTTCAATTTTTGTCTCTCCAATAAAAAGTAGTAATTAATGGAGGCATAAATTTGATATTTTGAAGACCTCGACCGGTTTTTCCAGATTTAAATAGCAATTGGAAGAACTTTTGTTGTATTTGCGCATCTCATCTTGCCCATAAACTAGTTGAGACATTGTTTCCGCAGATATCAGGAAAACGAGTGCTTGCCTGTTGAGTTCCCTTCATAATTCCCTCCATGGAATCAATAAGTTTCATGCGACCAGCAGTGCTAGTGATAGCAGCTTGAAACTGTACAAAATAAATGCAAAAGGAGGCAGAATCAGAAACAACGAGGAAAACAAAGGGATGTCTGTGATACGGGATACACTGGTGGTCTGGTCGAACACAAATCTCCAGCATGGGTCAGGTGGCATGGTAACAGACAAACAGTATATTGTAAAATACAGGGGTTTCCTTATATCCATaatccacaccaaaaaaaatacactaaacTGCTCCTCTTGAAATTGTAGAAGTATAAGGGAAGTATATGGCATAAGTATGAAGAGACTCAGTGGTAAGAAATTCCATAGCCACCTTAACATGATGAGGAACCAAACCAGTGTAGTCACGAATTTTGAAGAAAGCATTTGCAAATGAAAACGGTTGGAAATACTACTGTCTGTATGATAAGGAAGCTGCCACCATTTCTTATACCTGTGAATTTATAGAGTTCAACAAAGATGTTTCCTTTAGCATCAGGTCTTTTATTTCCAACAACGCATTATAGGTGGCATATAATTTACGAGTTTTCCGAAGCTTTTCCTGCATATTAGGATAGAGATTGTTAATTTAGTCAAGCTTTGAACCAATAAAACAAATTCATATATGAAAtgaaggacaaagaataaaacacGAGCAATTTTTTACACCTGAATATGAGCATAAAGTTCTGAAAACCGGTGTTCATACCTGCAAAAAGAGAATTTAGTTAGACGTAATGTCTCCAACATGTCTCCAGTACACACCCCCAAAACAACTGCAATATGGtgattttgagaaaacaaatgtgCAGCAAAAAAATGTAATATTAGAAAGATATCGTGGTATAACTAAAATAGAAAGGTAAAGTTATTCCCTAAATCTTCAAACAACAGCGGTCTCTCTCTCGTTTGAAACTGGATCATGCCCTCAGTTTATAGAGTTTCATACAAGTTCAGAAACAACATTAAGAGATGTCAGGAATCTGGATTGATACAAAAACAGTAACGATGACGATAGACATACATAATGAGGCAAAGTTTCTAAGAAGAGAGGCATACTGGATGAGTTCTGCTTGCACTGGCACATCATCAAGCTGTCGTTTGAGCAATACAATTTCCCTAAGCTTAACAGCAAGTTCCTGCACCAAATAATTCTCTACCCTTTAGTCTACAAAAAGAAGCTGATAGGCTTTTTAAGCCTCGGGGAGAAGTTTTGGACATGCAATTGGAATGGATATGaaatagcaagcaattttttacttGAAATTGGATAGGATATGAAATAGCAAACAATGAATATGTAAAACAACCTCCATGTCCCTCCAAGTTGAAGAATGAACTCCCTCCATTTAAGAGGTAGCAGGAGATAGCACTTGTGCTAAAAGCTAGTAGTAGATTCAATGCATATGCAAACCTTCTATTATGAAAGACAAAGTAAGATAAATGGTAACCATTATGCGGAAGGTGCAATAAACAAACCTAGATAGTTGTTTCACCTctataaaatttggttataaaCAGAATATGAGTGAACATTATGGGTGAAGTACCAAACTCTGGAGTCATAGTGCAGTTAATAGGCTAAAAGGGGTAATTGTTATACATTGATAGTTAAAGAGATTTCAGCTATGGGTGAAGGAGAACACACTTCTCAAAGTATTCTCAGAGATTGTCCCAGACATGGTGTCATAGCTTATAAAATCTCGACCTATTAGACATGCTGCCATATAATTAGATATAGGACACAAATGACAATAGCAAAGGACCTAACATTGCTATGTCTTTGTCAGTTCAATAAGCACTTGCAGGTAGCAAATGAAAGCTTACCCTCTTTATTGAATTCAATCTCTCTAGCAAATTGTGTAAAGAAAGATCATAACCATAGGAGAGGTTGTCATCATCATTGCCACAAGATAGCATATTCTCCAGTTCATTAACCTCAGCTTGCAATTTAGAACATATTTCATTTGAATCTGACTTGAGTACAGATTCTTGCCTCTCCAGATCCTGGAAACATTCAACTATTGAGTTAGGAAATAGACAAGGCAAATAAAAAGGGCAAGATAACTGCTGGAAGAAGGATAGATACAAGGGTAATAAGAACAGACATAATGCGTATCATTATATAATCACGAAAGCATCATTAATCGTTAGTGTTCTAATTCAAACATAAAATGTACATTTTTGGTATGAAAGATGTGTTTCCAATtatcaaaattttgtttcagTTTGTTGtcaaataagtcaaaaaaaaaaaaacacaaacacattAACTTTGATGCAAGAATGCATGAATTTCAAACCGGAAATATAGGAAGTGACATCAAATTGACCTTTAGAGACCGTGATAGTGATGACAATCTCTGTACCACAGCATCAGCACCCTCCCTACTGATTCTTTGTTGTAGATGTTGCATCTCATTCAAACAAAGAGCCTTTCTTTGATTCTGGAGAACAGCAAAAGGAAAAGACAGCAACTTAAATAACTTACAAAgcagaaaacaagaatttaacAATCTGCATCGTCTCTTGTCCTTTAATTGTGTTCTTCCTCAAAAGGAAATAAGATTCATTTTCcagaattttgaaaacaataacaaaaactagAAAGCTATAGTTTTCTTTATTGTATATAAGATAAGAACAACAGATCTGACCAGTTGTTCCACATTGCTGGTCAGCATGGTTACTGAACTTTCTATAGTCTTCAACTCCTCCTCAAGCTGCAGAAAAGCATGATCCTCCTCGTCAATGAAATGCTCAGCAGAAGCAACCTTAGCATTCAACAGATAAAGCCAGCAGAGTGTTAGATACTTAATAACGATCCCCATTCTAGAGAAACAGTATTGCCATTTTTAACGGTGCATTTGCCCGCTGATGAATCAGTATATCGATTGCTTCTGTCCAAGAGCATGCAGATCAAACTAAACCAGTCTGAAAACCTTGAGTGCATATGATGCATACTTCGATTCATTTAAAGATTCAAGTTACACGTCAAGTGGTAGCACTTGGATTTCTCTTGCTAGAAGTAACGTAAATAAGAACGGGGACACAACTTCAAACAGACCTTTACAAAATATGCCTCAAGCGGGCACAACAATGACAGTAAGTCATTAACCAATCcgaactttttttctttataagaAATAAAGTTTTATTGAAAAAGCATGAAGGGGATGCCACCCATGTACTAAAGAAAGCAAGGAAAAGAACAGAAAACGTCAAAAATAAAAGGACCTATACACCCCCCTATACCACAAAAAATATCTAACATGTCCAAAAAATTGATTCAAAGAAGGGTAACACTCCCTCGGCTCCCAACTAAATAAAGTAGAAATCAAAAGACTCTTAACATCGGGCAAGTTGTTTGTTGGCAATTTGGCATGACTAAGAAGCAACCGATACGAACACGTGACACAAACATTGACAAGCAAAAgtgtcatcttttttttttctttttcttttgttgataaaaTTAGGACACGAACTCAGTTTGGGACACGCTGAATATTTACAGTAGAGATGTATCTTATCAATCCATACAAAAGTAAAAACATTGTTGCCATGAATTAggacaaaaaccaaaacagtaATTGATACTATGTAGATATAGGTCAATCATCACTAAATAGTAGTATTCGCCTACTTCGTGGAGTAAGGATCCTTCGAATACTAACTCGGGGCCAACTTTTAGACCTACCATAACGTGTTCCTATTGTTTCCTCAACCCGTCCGACTGATCGAATACTTGAACATAGAAGCAACTCGCTATTGCACAGTTAAGTACGGATACAGATACAcaaactcagagagagagagagagagagagagagagagagattcaaacTCACCATCTTCAATTACAGAAGAACGCGCCAGCCGATTAGACACGAATGTCCATTATGCGTCTCAATGTCGCTGGACTCGACCAATTCTATTCAAAATACACGTCAGATTTTAGGCCCCAAGGGTTGGCCTGTCGTCCATGAGAGCAGATGAAGTCCAGTGGTCCAGTTTTGGGCTATTTATTGGCCTTTTTCGGACCACGTCAATGATctaaatcatttattttttggttctttCAAGTCGGCCCAATTTTGTCTTCCTCCGGCTGTTCAGACACACCTCATGTCAAAGTCCTACCCACGTAAGCCCTGTTTTAAGTGATCTTTCCAAAATACCCCTGCTCTCATCTTCACCCAAGTTTTCCTCAACGAACTCGCTGATTTCCCCAAAATAGGGGtgatttcggttcggggtggatcGGTTCGGGGTGATTTTTTGGAAGACCGAGTTGGTTCGGGGTATATTTTTCCAGGACCGATCCCGACTGTATTTGAATTCGGTTCGGGTGAGGTTGATCTAATTGGAGATTTTGGTTCGCCAGAAATGGGCCTTAGTTGGGCCATTTGGGCCATTTTTAAAACCTAACAGTGGACTACGGGCCACGCTTGGGccattttttcacccatatttgAGTCATTTTCACTTGTTTCTCACCTTTATTCGGGTCATTTTCAGCCTTAACAATTTCACCTATATTTCAGTCATTTTCAGCCTTGTGTCAATCACCCATATTTGGGCGATTCACCCATATTTAGGCGATTTACCCATATTCTGGCCATTCTTTCACCTGTTGCCAAACAATAAAACTCTTCCACCTATATTTTCAGCCTTAAAACTCTTCTAcctgtttttattttcaaacacccattgaaaagaaaataaatccaACTTCCAACAGTCATGCTCAAAGAATTACAAGTACTATTACacctgttttttattttttcccccaaCCGAGCATACAAAGAATTACAAGTACCAACAACAAGTACGGGTACCAACTATCACCCATATTTTCAGCCTTAAAACTCTTccacttggtttttttcaaCCACCATTTCAAAAGAAAACACTAACAACTAACAGGAAATAGgcaaaatcaaagaaattacAAGTACCAACTACCAAGTTACCAACCATACTCAATAGAATTACAAGTACCAACCATACCCAATAGAATTACGAGTACCAACTAACAGATTAGtactccaaaaaaagaaagaaagaaacactCCAAATTAAGATCAGCAACATGTGGCACCTCAGTCAACAGCACAAGAAACACTTCTTGTGAACATCACTAGCAGAATATAGCACCAGCAGAATGCAAAACCATCACCAGCAGAAAACTGCATAAAAAACAGGTTCAAACTCCAAACATTCCAGAAGTCAAAGACTACCAAGTTCAAATATACTATGCCAAGTTGCCAACAATCTAGCCCTCCTTTTCAACATAAAAAACTATAAACACTAAACAGACTGTGgattccaaaaaatgaaaacggTAAGAAAAATTACAGCAAACAGAAATAGATATGTGTATGTGATTAGGATTTACCTCAATCATGAAATAAACAATGGCACCATGCCACCAACTCCTTGGTCCTTATCAATTGATTTCAAGACaactaaaaacaaacaaataaggcattcaacacaaaaatatttaagaACCATAacataaacaaatcaagcaCTAAAAAGAGTAGTACCCGAATCTAATTGCTCCAACTCATCAAGTTGTTCTTTTATATTGATTTTTATTGGTTTCCTTATCCATTGTTGAGTGCAAATAAGAGCTTCCACAgtcttcagagagagagaacttcgaTAGGGATCAATCACACGTCCGCCCATGCTAAAAGAAGATTCGGAGACGACCGTGGATACGGAGATAGCTAGCACATCTCGTGCCATTTGAGAGACAATTGGATACTTACAGGAGTTTAACTTCCACCAATGCAATACATCAAATTTGTCACTATCATCCTCACTAAATTCTACAAGATACTTCTCCAATTCCGATTTGCTTGTCATGTTGGTTTCCTTTTGCATGTGCATCTTAAATTaagatttcaaatatttacGATTACCAATGTCCATTTCAACTCCATTCAAATCTACTCTGTCTGATGATCCCCCAACCTCTTGGCTACGCTCATTCAAGCTTGCATTATTCTTCACATACCATCCACATAAACGGGTAATGTCATGTGTTATCTTATCTGTCAACTAACCAACCGTCATCTTATTATAACCCAAAGTATTTCAAAAGCAATATTCAAAGAACCCAACTCTGCATAGTCAATAACAACCGCAAACATCAACATTTGATTAATCTTATCAAAACTTTCCCAATACTTGTCAACTTCTCACACATACCAAGTGCTAAATCATGCAAATCAC is a window encoding:
- the LOC131315596 gene encoding uncharacterized protein LOC131315596 isoform X2, whose product is MVASAEHFIDEEDHAFLQLEEELKTIESSVTMLTSNVEQLNQRKALCLNEMQHLQQRISREGADAVVQRLSSLSRSLKDLERQESVLKSDSNEICSKLQAEVNELENMLSCGNDDDNLSYGYDLSLHNLLERLNSIKRELAVKLREIVLLKRQLDDVPVQAELIQYEHRFSELYAHIQEKLRKTRKLYATYNALLEIKDLMLKETSLLNSINSQFQAAITSTAGRMKLIDSMEGIMKGTQQKLEKVALAVQAEQKNCDAVKKRYAAAIVEQRSCYSLLKDLQDSFGKNKEGTPIILDAKMHRLNRKSPSPKR
- the LOC131315596 gene encoding uncharacterized protein LOC131315596 isoform X3, with the translated sequence MVASAEHFIDEEDHAFLQLEEELKTIESSVTMLTSNVEQLNQRKALCLNEMQHLQQRISREGADAVVQRLSSLSRSLKDLERQESVLKSDSNEICSKLQAEVNELENMLSCGNDDDNLSYGYDLSLHNLLERLNSIKRELAVKLREIVLLKRQLDDVPVQAELIQYEHRFSELYAHIQEKLRKTRKLYATYNALLEIKDLMLKETSLLNSINSQFQAAITSTAGRMKLIDSMEGIMKGTQQKLEKVALAVQAEQKNCDAVKKRYAAAIVEQRSCYSLLKDLQEECAKNEQLRSQSSTIPS